The following nucleotide sequence is from Paracrocinitomix mangrovi.
TGCCAACTATCCCAACAGCTATCGGGATCACACCCAATTCAACTACAATTTCATTTTCGTTGAACAAAGTAAATGCCTAACTTTAGTCAAGCGTTACAGCTAATTCCTTCAAGAATGAATGACCAAACTCATCTTTTGGATCAAAAATCAATCTTTGATCTACTTATAGCTAGTTCAAACTGTTTCAATGAATCTATGAAGGAAGTTAGAAAAGATTACGACAATTATGAAATAGAAAGATTGGACTACATTGACATAGTTGAACCTGTAAAAAATTTAGTTACAGAATTTGAAAAAGGGAACGAAGAACCTGTCCGTA
It contains:
- a CDS encoding DUF7674 family protein, which encodes MNDQTHLLDQKSIFDLLIASSNCFNESMKEVRKDYDNYEIERLDYIDIVEPVKNLVTEFEKGNEEPVRNLFKTIERNFQNCDQNASNFIQSGILETLQNATSTAGLDLRTCYKMLMNQNVLRIWNRVLQG